A segment of the Zonotrichia albicollis isolate bZonAlb1 chromosome Z, bZonAlb1.hap1, whole genome shotgun sequence genome:
GCTGAGGCACTCGAGtgggttgcccagagaagatgGGAATGCCCCTTCCCTGGCAGCGTTCAAGGCTAGGCTgggtggggctctgagcagcctgggcgCTATAGCAGCAGGCGCTCCTGCCCTGTGGCGGGAGGGGTGGAACACGGCGATCTTTAAGAAACCCCCCCCGGTTGCTTTAGGAtatgcaaacaaaacaaaacagcccTGCCTTACTTGGTAAGACCCTCGAACTGCCTGAGCGGGGCTTTGCCGCTGACGTCGTAAAGGGAGATGCTGCCGCCCTCGCTGCCGGCGGCCAGCAGGCGCCCGTCGTCCCTGTAGGTGGCACAGTACGCCGCGTCCCGGAAGCGACAGAACGTCTTGATAGGCTCCTGCGAGTAGCGGCCGTAGATGTGGATCTGCCAGAACAAGAGGGAATTACATCTCCCGGTGTCATGCCAGCTGAAGAACAACAGCATAAAAGCCTCCGAAACGCCACTTACCCTCGAGGATGCTGTGACAGCGTAGTTATATGGCGGGACTGGGGAGAAGtcaattttatttattgcaCCGAATTCCTTTATCTGAACAGGGGTCTAAAACAGTTGTGATAAAGATCGTTAAATACACATAAGGACACAATCAAGTATGAAAACACCAaaataaaagatatttttccTACAAAGAATTTAAAACTCCGTAAGAATCAAAACGTTTTTTAGGTGCAATGATAATGAGTTTCACTTCTGACAGACCACTCctgttcttttaatttttttccaattcaCTCACTACAACTTACCCTTCTAATTACGTGCTCTGAACTTAAAAACTAAATCATacgtgtttaaaaaaaaaatcattgcacCAAAGTAGTAAAAGAAGGCATTCTGGGCCAGTAACTGCGACTGCTGGGCTTCCTCCTACCTTGTATCCCCGCCAGTACAGCGTATCCTGTGTGATCTTCTCCCCGAGCTTGGGGCACGCCTGAACCACCACTGGCTTGTACGCGGCCATGacgcagggccgggccgggccgggccggggcaggCCGGAGCTCAGCGGGAGAGGCCCGGGAAGCGGCGGCGGGCTCGGAGCACACGCGACACGCCGCACCGGCCGCGAGGAGAGATGGCGGCAGCACCGGCAGTGCGTCATCAGAGCGCGCCTCTCGCTGGCCAATCGGCAGGGCGGCGAGACCGCACTTCCGGcagtggcggcggcggcggctgaaAGCCGAGGCGAGGCCGGGCCCGGGCCCTGGCGCTGTGGGGCCTGTTCTCGGCCTGTCCTCACCGGCTGCATCCCGGGACAGGGGACGCATCCAGACGTGTCCCAGACTTTCCGCGGTACTGCGAGCAAGCCACGGGTATTCTGGGGTTCCCTTTATCGGTTTAAcgggatttggtttttttcctacgTATGTGATAGAAGCAGTTTATTTTACTCAGGTTGCAAAAGACATATGGGAGCTTAAAGTCGCTTTAACTTTTTCCTAAAGTGTAatgtttttggaaaataaaGTCATTATAGCTTGTTCTTGGCTTAGTATAAATCTGGTTGTTGTGTGGGCTTTTTTGTTGCAACTAGGCAAATATTCTGAAGCATCGTTTCACATGGATGAAACTCCTGCTGGCTTAATAGCGGAGTTTGGTTTAAACATCAAGGTGCTGAAACATATTTGCGTTTTGGTCACTAACTTCTGACAGCAACAACATTGATATTTCACCGGTGTTTTAACTGACAAAAATAAATGCCATAAGCTCAAATATAGTTTGATGTATTTTTATGCATTGTTTAAGATTGATATTTCACCAGTGTTTTGACTGGCAAAAATAAATACCATAAGCTTAAATACAGTTTGATATGTTTTTATGCATTGTTTTACCAGAATGTTCTTAACCAGTGTTGTGTCTGTTCAGGTGCAGGTTGTCCAGAAAATTTGGCTTGGCTGGCCAGAATTGTTCCTGGCTGGAAACAATGAAGAACCATTTTGCATGAAACTTGAACAGGACTGAGATCATGGCATCTTCAACAAACTTAGATGTCGGGGCCCAGTTAATTGTGGAAGAATGTACCACCAGCTACAGCCTTCCACCCATGCCAGACATTAAAGTGGAGCATCAGCTTGATGCCAGCACAGAGGAGGGCCCGGCTCAGAGCGTCACCATGGGGATGAAATTCATTTTGCCCAATAGATTTGATATGAATGTCTGCTCACGATTTGTGAAGTCTTTGAATGAGGAGGACAGTAAAAATATTCAAGATCAAGTCAACTCTGACCTTGAAGTCGCATCTGTCTTATTTAAAGGTTGAATTTATGGTACAAAATATTATCTGTGTACTGTGTCATCCTGCTAAGTTATTATGCTCTCTGAAAGAAGAGTTTCTGTGCTATATGTGCATTGATCTGTTTTCTAAAATGTGTTCCTCTAAcgtttttttaatatgtttaatggattattaatataaaaatttgctccaaaattaatttttatgctACATTTcgaatatatatataaactgaAGAATCAGGGGCACAAAAAGTTTTTGAAGGTAGTCAGAGCTGATGCTTAGGAAAAGAAGCTGCTTCTGTATGGTATGTCCTGCAGCAGTATGCTTCTTCAAAAAACACTGCTGAAAGCACTTTATGAGCACTTCAGTAACTTTCAGCAGCACGTTGTATCTTTTCATGAGGGTGATGAAAGACTGCACGGGGCAGGTGTGTTTTGTCACTGTGGCTGTACAGAGCCTCTGGTCCTAGCCATGGGCTTGCCACTGTagctgcactgctgctggaaagcaaatgctgctccagggcaggatCCCTGCAGCTAATCCTGCCACTGCTGGGCAGTTTCATCACATGAATGAGTCACTGAGTCTAAATACTGAGCTTTTTCACAGCTCAGGGTATTGATACAGGGCAAAATTAGCACTGCCATCTACTTCCCCTTACCTGTTGTGGTTTCCAGCATTTGCTGTCATTTTCAGACTGTTCATGGTGTATCTCTCCCTGAAGTCCATGTGACCTATTGCCTGTGACAAATGCAAGTACAGGCCTCCCTTGAATTTTGATGGTTTCACTGACTTGCGTTGTTTGGCTGCATTTCAGGCACTATAGTTTTCAAACATTTTTGATTTTGCCCCAAGTGCTCAGTAACAGAGCTGCAGGTCTGAGTGGCAGATTTACACCCATCAGCACCTGGGTAGTTTTTCTTAGGTAATGTTTTTAAGTCCCTTAGAAGTAGTCCTGCAAATCCAGGGACCACAGGTCAAAATCTGTGGTAGGACTCTTAATTCTTTACAGTCAGTTGTAGCTGTTTGAttggcaaacaaaacataattttgtttcctgttaCACTCTACTTCTTTTAGTCTCCCTGAATTTGTGCTTGTATTTATGATCACAGAGTTCTTTATGGTGTTACTTCAGTGTGTGTGTTAATTAGTTTCTACTCATTAATTACTGGTGTCAAATCAGTTAAGCCAATATGGAGTTTAATCCTTCAATATGTCTTTTAAGAATCTAATCTCAAAACCAAAAGCTACTTCTGAGAATTAAAAGCCAAAACAACATGATAAATATATTCTGTAAAAAAATGCCATTAGCTTGTAGGAGAAAGCAAGAAAAGTGAGTATGAAGGAACACATCAGTAGTGAACGACTTCCTGAACTCTGAGCAGTGACCTGCTGTTGTATTTTATGTACGTTCATGTGGGTGCTGTCCTTCTCCTGGATAAGTATTCATCAGGCATTTATAATGCTGTTAAATTTTATCCAGGAgtgggaagagccctggtgaAGAAGTTAATGAATGTTGTCTCCACTCGTGCAGTGGACTGGTTAGGGAGCAGGCAAAGGCTGAGCAGGTACCTGAGTGCAGGTCTGACCAGAGCTGCATCACATTATTGCCTTGGAGAGTGTTTATGAGAAGATGACAACTAGAACCTTCTTACGTAATAAATCCATGCCAGGCATGTTGAAAAATCAAGACAAAGGCTTCCCTCATTTAGATACTAACTTGTCTCTGGGTGAAATTATGCTGTACTGAACTTATGAAGTAGCGTAATTGTTTTATGCTAGAAACTAATGCAGGCCTTTATTCAGCTTTCACAGTACACAGAGGGAAAAGCACATGTCACAAAGCTTTCTTACATGGATTTTAAAGGTCTTGTGATACTTTACAGTGCTTTACAGTTTCACTTAGAATCTATGGCTTGCTTTTAATGCTCTTATTAGTACTGAAATCCTCTCTGTTTTTTGTTCAATGTAGCTGAATGCAACAGCCACACTTCTCCTTCCCCTGGTATCCAAGTAAGACATGTTTATACTCCATCAACTACTAAGCATTTCTCACCAATAAAACAATCAACTACACTAACTAACAAACACAGGGGAAATGAAGTCTCTACAACACCTCTACTTGTAAACTGTAAGTATCTTTCTGCCTTTCTGTTAATTGTTTTGTGAACTATATTTTGGATGCGTGACAAATTTGTgcggttttttgtttgttgttgcaATGAACTTAAAGATAGGAAAAAAACACTGAGATAGtctttcctctcatcctgtcctcCTCAGCAAAAAGATGGAGACTCATTTCCCCTCTCATTTATTTGAGTTGTACCTGCCCATGTAATTTCACATGGATAATTTCACATGGGTCCAGCCATAAAATAGTCATCCACCTGTTGTATGGAATTCATGCCTGACGTTTATTTtccagatgggaaaaaaaaacagaggaagCCTTACCTATACTTTTTAAATCAAAAATTAGAAGTTCATGTACGTCATGCCCATGTTTTCAGAACTTGTGCATCTTAAAACTAGGTGATTGGTAAATGCTGCAGGATACTTAAGATGTAATGTAAATATAGAATACTGTGTCATGATTGTCACAGATCTTGAAAATCAAGGAAGCATTACTTCTGGTGGGacttttttctgaattttcaagCATTgccttttttaattaatttgctGTAATTTACTTTGTAGTAAATCATTTTCTCTATAAATTACAAGTCactcttttttaaagaaaaatgctacttgcatgaaaaaaattaatcgGGAGCTGCAGTATAGGCTGCTGAACAAAATACACCATCTTCCTGAACAAACTCAACTTTCATGTGGTTACTTGGAGGAGGACAGTGAACATTTACAGTTAATGTAATCATTAGTTAATTTTGTTACTACATCATGTGGATAATTTATTACATTTAGCCTCCTGATTACCTTTCAGGACTGCTCCAAGTTGCAGTCATCAAAACCATGCATCCATGTAGTTTTCTGTGGGATTGGAGGTTATTTCTGCATAATCTCTGCAATAACAAATCCCGCAATCTTTGTTTTCTCCTCTATATATCAAGTTATGTATAGTTTTGTAATGTCTGATCTATTCCACATTGTAGGGAGTGGGAGACACACTAGAGACTTCATTTGTTGACTAGCGGGACAGATCTTCTAGTGATTCAAGTGcgatttttaaattaaacttcCTTAATCTAtcaaaatgtgtttattttcacTTAATAAATGGGTCTTAAAGTAATCTTGGGTTGCTGACCAAACAGCAGTGAAGACAGCATGTTACTTTATAAAGAGTCAGTGTGGGAAGTATCCTTGCTTTCAAGAATAACTGCTCCATTGCTTTAAAAATTACCTAAATCTACTAAACTCTTCAGAAAATTTTCAGTGGTTTAATTGTGATTTAAGTTCAGAGCCTAAGGTAGAATCATCTACACTCTTGATTCCAAGTTCTGTACTGCTGAAGCCAATGGACATGTTATGCTCAGCTCTAAACAGCGCAGAATTAAAACTGCTGTATGTAGCATggcttttgcttcctttttttgcAGCGTTATCTGTTCATCAgctggctgctcagggagaaaTGTTATATCTGGCCACACGTATTGAACAAGGTGAGACAGAAGAAGGTTAAatgccttttttgttttctttgggcCATTTATATGCTGTTGTGTTTGACCGTTTCACCAAAGGAGGACATTTGAGGTATCTGTTCTTTGCAGATGTGGACTAATATTTGGTATCAATCTATTACTCACTCACTGTatcatttgcattttaaattaaaacattaaCATTAATAGCAGTAGGTAAATCTCTTCCTCTCCCTGTTCTGTAGGAGTATATAGGTAATCCATGGTACTAAAAAAGGAACGTATTAATGCTGTCACAGCAgcttatttaattttattttaaatttatccTTGTCATTTAAAACATACTTTCATTAATGGTGGCTTTCCAATTCTATTTAATCAATCAGCATAAAGACCTGCCTGTCGCTAATGTAAGCCATGCCTCACACCTGCAGTGTAATAGTAGTACACATTCTGAATAGTGTGGCATTTGTGTGTCCATAATACATGTGCAAAACTTCAGCTCTCTCTAAGGTATTTATGAATTTAGTAGCATTAGTAGTATATTCTTACTGCACTAATAGTAATCACCCATGCTTTCAGTGCATCCTTATTAAAATGTTTACTGGAAAACAGGTAATGAGTCACTGAGTCTAAGTACTTTGTAATGAGCCATGTATatgaaaagtaaataatttctgGAGTATTGGTAGCAGTTAGAAATGCTTATTTTGGTGCTATGATAAGCATGGGATTTATAAAGCACTTAGAtactaaaataaaaaccagctGAAATATTTGTCAGCCAGGTGTTAAAAGAAGTTCTTTTTCCAGCTGCACTCGATGCAGACCTTAATTGTTTTCACAGACCACCTTATTGATTACACAAACATAGTGGAGAATGGGGTTGTTTTACCTATATTGCTGTACAAGTTCATTTTTTACAAAATTGTGTTGCTCACTCTATTGAAAAAACAGTCTACAGTATAATACAGGATGTACCTCTTTATTTTTCAGACATCCTTTATCTTCTTTACAAAGGTGAAGCCCAGATTACAGACAACTTGCAATTTTCTGAGTAAAAACAGTTTGATTTATAGAGCTTAAAAACTTGAACTTTAAATTATTAAACTAAAGGCTGAAATTTTTCTTCGGTCAGTTggatgtgtttttctttcttggaCCACCACCACTGGGacagaattttgtttttaaagttgaGAATGACATTTAGGTCACATTGGTTCCTGGTGAATAAATGTGGTTCCTGGTGAATAAATGTTACCATCAGCACATTTCACCAGCTGATACAGTGCAGGGAGAAATGGATTACTAAGttatatatttttctctgaACAGAAAATTTAATCAATCATAAGGATGAAGAAGGATTTACCCCTCTGATGTGGGCGGCAGCTCATGGGCAGATAGCAGTAGTGGAATTTCTGCTCCAGAATGTAAGGAAAAAATCACAATTGATTTTGAATTCATTTACTCTTCagtttgttttgcattcctAAGTTTGTCAATGCTGCTACAAGCTTAAAAGATTTAAAGTTAAGGTCTGTGTAAAACCTCgaatttgcttcttttttttaaactgatacTTTATTTCAGGGCGCAGATCCTCAGATTCTGGGCAAGGGGCGAGAAAGTGCCCTCTCACTGGCCTGCAGTAAAGGATACACTGATATTGTCAAAATGCTGCTCGACTGTGGAGTTGATGTCAATGAGTATGACTGGGTAAGATTCTTGCTTGAATTTAGTCAGAGGGTGCTTTGGTCAGAAAATTGAAGCAGGACATAGCACTGCCTTGAGTTTAAAGCTGTTCTAGCTCTTCTGAAATACTTGAGAGTTTCACAACTTTCATAGGATACAAGAAGGTGATGCTGCTAGTTCTGACTTCATGGTAGAAAGAGAATGAGACCAATGCTGACTTCTTGTAGAAGTGTAATCTTAGTGTTTGAACAGTATGCAAAAATGATGAAAGTTGTGAAGATCTAAAACTGAACCTCATTTTTATAAAACCTAGGAACTCTCTTACTGGTACATAGAAGCATATTTGTGTATTAAGGAATTACAGTTGCAGACTGCTTAATCATTTAAGTGTCTGAGGCATTTCTCTGCTTTTGCAGAATGGAGGCACACCCTTGTTATATGCAGTACATGGGAACCATGTGAAATGTGTTAAAATTCTTCTCGGTAAGCAGACTGTCCAAATTATCATTATTAATGTACGATCAGGTCTCCCTGTCAGAAATATAAGATTCTATCCCTGTTTTACATAGAGAGTGGTGCTGATCCAACCATTGAAACAGATGCTGGCTATAATTCCATGGATTTGGCTGTAGCCTTAGGCTATCGCAGTGGTGAGTATTGCAAATgtaaacactttaaaaaaattaatttttgcagcTCCTCATTTATGTAGCTGCTGTAATGGCCCAGCAGAGGTTTTGCAGCTCTTAACATGTTACCTGTTCTACAAGTCCTAATAATCCTAAATGCATTAAGCCAAAATGGGTAGGAGCTTCTGTTCTTGTTTCAGAAAGTCAAGTACTTACTAAGAAAATGTCCCTGACCTGGCTCTATATCACTGGACACAAATAATGGTGTTTAGGGCTGATGCAGCCATGACTCAGATAAGGCCTGCAACCCTCCTGTACCCATCACCCTACTTTGACTGGAATGATGTTTGTTTAGTTTGCTAAACCTTCTTCAGTCAGATCAGCTCTAGCTCGTCTTGAGGCAGACAGTAATCAGTGAATTGCAGTATCTGGCTTGGGTATGGAAACCAGAGGCAAAGAAGGGACTCCTTAttggttttttccctcactgctgctgtcatTTTGAAAGCTATGAAATGTCTGCTGTTACAGAAATGAATGGAACCAAAAGTAAGCCAAGCACTCTATGTGTAGCTTCTCCAAGGACTGCCTTGTGCTTAGGAATGAGCcagtgtcatggtttaaccccagtcagcagccaagccccacacagccactcaATCACTCCCCCACCAGAGAGATCAGGGAGAGAAAAAGTGTAATAGAGAAAGCAAAGGCTGTGCacacaagcaaaacaaaccagGGAATTAATTCAGTGCTTCCCATGCActggcaggtgttcagccatctccaggagagccaGGCCCCATCATGCAAAATGgttacttgggaagacaaattaCATCACCACAAATGTCCCcccttttctgcttcttgtcCCCACTTTATACC
Coding sequences within it:
- the ANKRA2 gene encoding ankyrin repeat family A protein 2, translated to MASSTNLDVGAQLIVEECTTSYSLPPMPDIKVEHQLDASTEEGPAQSVTMGMKFILPNRFDMNVCSRFVKSLNEEDSKNIQDQVNSDLEVASVLFKAECNSHTSPSPGIQVRHVYTPSTTKHFSPIKQSTTLTNKHRGNEVSTTPLLVNSLSVHQLAAQGEMLYLATRIEQENLINHKDEEGFTPLMWAAAHGQIAVVEFLLQNGADPQILGKGRESALSLACSKGYTDIVKMLLDCGVDVNEYDWNGGTPLLYAVHGNHVKCVKILLESGADPTIETDAGYNSMDLAVALGYRSVQQVIESHLLKLLQNIKE